AATTTTATTAACAACCTACAAACCTTATACGTCTTATACCACAACACCCTTTTGGTGTACATTTAAGGCAAGGATTACCCTTTAACCTAGTCGAATACATAGCTTTCATTTATTCAAACAAAAACAATGTTCTGGATTTATCATTCAATTCTCATCATTTACCTGCTATTGAGCAGCACTGCCATTATCATAAGAGTATACAGATCATTCCTTCAGTACATGCCTCCTATTAGAGGGTATGTTATAAGCGGCGCACTTATTACTGCACTGCTACTTGTGGATGTAATGGTATACAATCTTGGAAGTGATAAAATAAGCCAATACGCAGGACAGCAAAAATCAAATACGACAATACAGACACAAGGTGCTTACAGCCTTAGGTAATGCACTAACTGGCCATTAGCTAAAACCACTACTACAGAAAAGGATTTAAAACAAAAAAGCCTTGAAGATATAGAATCTTCAAGGCTTTTTTTGTTGGCGGAACGGACGGGACTCGAACCCGCGACCCCCTGCGTGACAGGCAGGTATTCTAACCAACTGAACTACCGCTCCAGTTTCTGATCTTTTAAGACTTTCAGACCGTCTTGTTGGCGGAACGGACGGGACTCGAACCCGCGACCCCCTGCGTGACAGGCAGGTATTCTAACCAACTGAACTACCGCTCCAGTTTCTGATCTTTTGGAAGACTTTCAGACCGTCTTGTTGGCGGAACGGACGGGACTCGAACCCGCGACCCCCTGCGTGACAGGCAGGTATTCTAACCAACTGAACTACCGCTCCAGTTTCTGATCTTTTAAGACTTTCAGACCGTCTTGTTGGCGGAACGGACGGGACTCGAACCCGCGACCCCCTGCGTGACAGGCAGGTATTCTAACCAACTGAACTACCGCTCCAGTTTCTGATCTTTTGGAAGACTTTCAGATCGTCTTGTTGGCGGAACGGACGGGACTCGAACCCGCGACCCCCTGCGTGACAGGCAGGTATTCTAACCAACTGAACTACCGCTCCAGTTTCTGATCTTTTAAGACTTTCAGATCGTCTTGTTGGCGGAACGGACGGGACTCGAACCCGCGACCCCCTGCGTGACAGGCAGGTATTCTAACCAACTGAACTACCGCTCCAGTTTCTGATCTTTTGGAAGACTTTCAGACCGTCTTGTTGGCGGAACGGACGGGACTCGAACCCGCGACCCCCTGCGTGACAGGCAGGTATTCTAACCAACTGAACTACCGCTCCAGTTTCTGATCTTTTGGAAGACTTTCAGACCGTCTTGTTGGCGGAACGGACGGGACTCGAACCCGCGACCCCCTGCGTGACAGGCAGGTATTCTAACCAACTGAACTACCGCTCCAGTTTCTGATCTTTTGGAAGACTTTCAGACCGTCTTGTTGGCGGAACGGACGGGACTCGAACCCGCGACCCCCTGCGTGACAGGCAGGTATTCTAACCAACTGAACTACCGCTCCAGTTTCTGATCTTTTAAGACTTTCAGACTGTCTTGTTGGCGGAACGGACGGGACTCGAACCCGCGACCCCCTGCGTGACAGGCAGGTATTCTAACCAACTGAACTACCGCTCCTGATATTGTCAGTGCCTTTACCGTGAAAAGCGATGCAAAGATGCACGGTACAATCGTTATTTGCAACTCTGTTCATGTAAAAAATCAAGACTTGAAAAGCCCAAAACGGCTAATTTACTGATTATCAAATTCAGGTCAAGCAAATATTTTTTCTATTTTTTTTCCTCAGCATAACAAACAACTCCTGCTTTACGCAAAATAATGTGGCAACGAGATGTGAAAAAAAATTTACGATTCAGTAAAAAATGATGCAACCTTTTTCAATTAAGTAGCATCTTATATACAATGATTGACAGTAAAATTTATCTTTGCTAGTACAATTGCTCAGATCAACTCCCAAAACAATTCACAAAATGAAACTCTCATTGCTATCGATGCTTCTATCTCTAATGCTTTTTGTCTCCAACATACCAACAAGACAGAACGCTGAATCCAACTTATTGGGAAAAGTAATCGGCAAAACTTGGGAGTATCAGAAATGCACAATTCTTGGCATCCCCTACCCAGCAGAACAACATGAGGTAAATGACCGGCTAAAATTATCTTCCAATCATGAATATATGCTTGTAGAAGATGGGAAAAAATCTACAGGAAGTTGGACATTTGACAGCAAGAATAAAAAAATCACTTTGATAGACATTACTTCGGGCAATACCCGTGAGCTTTTCCTGAAAGAGGTTTCTAAGGAAGAAATGGTATACCAGTTAAAAGAAAGCTGGAAGTTCAATGTGACTGTATTTATGCGAAGTGACACCCAACTTACACACCCAACCATCAGTATTCAACAAGCCCCTCATAGTACGTAAAAAGGGTGTACAGGAAACCCCAATACACCCTTCAAACATTATATAGTCAACTTAATATATTTTATTTTTTGCTCTTACTATTGATCATGCCAACCATATCCAAATAAGCCCCTGTTCCCTCACCTATAGAAACAGGCATTACACCATCCCATTTTTCAATACTCCTTAATTTCAACACCTTCTCCGTAATCGACTGGGATAGCATACGCTGCGCTTCGGCTTCGGCTTTTGCCATCGCAAGTTTAGCATTTGCTTCACCTTCTGCTTTGGCTTTGACTTGTTCCGCTTCGGTCTTGATCCTATTCAAATCATTCTTGGCTGTTAAAGCCCTTTGTTCTGCAATCTGCTTTGCCTCAATGGCACGGTTAAACTCCTCTGAAAAATTGAAATCAATAATGGAAAAATCCGTCACCATGATATTGTTGATTTCAAGTCGCTTCTTGATCACTTTGTACACTGCTTCCTTTACATCAGGTCGTTTTGTAATCAACTCCTCCGCCGTAAACATCGCTGTTACTGACTTGATTGACTCCTGAATAGTCGGTTCAATTATCGTCTGCTGATAATCCTTTCCTAATTCCTGAAAGACCGTATTTGCCTTATCTTTTGATAGAAAATAGTTCAACGCTACTCTTGAAGTCACATTCTGCAAATCCTTGGATGATGCTGCGGCATCTGCTTCTACTTTTTGGACACGTACATTGATAGGAATCACCTTTGTTCGAAACGGAACGACCATATGCATTCCTTCAGGAAGGATTTCATTCTGAACAGCTCCAAAATTTGTCTTGACCCCTACAAATCCTGAATCAACTACGACAAACGGATTTAGGACAAGTAACCCAACCATTGTCAATACTGACCCTACTACAATATTTCTGAGTTTCCGCCTATAAGGCTTACTCATACTGAAATCGCCAGGAGATTGTATCTTGTTCATAGTCTAAGGGTTTGGTAAACAATGTAGCAATGAAAGTGATTCATTACTGATGTAAGGTTATCGAACGGTAATTCACTTTTAAAGGTTTTTCTCGACTATTAATAACAATGCACTACAACACCCTACTCACTGCTGAAAAATAGAAAAGCGCTGTACTCTCCTGAAATCAAGAATACAGCGCTTTTTGATATAATACGAAGGCTTTTTACAACACTCCCTGCCAACTTGTGATACCTTCACCCAAGTAAACATTAGGGTCTTCTTCAAAAATTCCAAATACGGCAGAACCAGACCCCGTCATGCTCGCATAAAACGCCCCTTTCAGGTAAAAGTATTCTTTCAAATCAGCTACTTGCTTATACTTAACAAGAATACTATCCTCAAAGTCATTCTTGAGCTTATCTTTCCAAAGGTCATAAGGCTCATTTTCTAGTACCTGCTTGGCATTCAGCTGAGGTATTTGAGGTGTAATACCAGCGTAAGCCTCTCCTGTTGAAACATGCAAATTAGGATAAGCCAAAACAATATATTTACCTGACAAATCAAGGTTTATTGCTTCAAACACTTCTCCTCGCCCTGTGACCCATACAGGCTTGTTATCTATAAAAAATGGGCAATCGCTACCTAGTTTTGCTGCATATTCCTGCATTTGGACAGAAGTCAAGCCCAACTCAAACAGCTCATTCAAAAGTTTGAAGGTAAAAGCACAGTCAGAAGAACCGCCCCCCATTCCCGCACCAATTGGAACGACTTTATGCAGGTGAATTTTTACAGGCGGCAAGTCAAAATCTGCTTTCAGTAGCTCATAAGCTCTTACACACAAATTAGAAGCTGGGTCTCCTGGAATATCAATACCTGAAGAAGTAAAAGAAAACGCTTCAGCAGGAATAATTTCCAAGGCATCAGCCCATCCTACTGGATAGAAACAGGATTCAATATTATGAAACCCATCTGATCGCTTCTCTATGATATTAAGCCCTAAGTTTATCTTTGCGTTCGGAAATACAATCATTGTCTTATAAAACTGAATCCGTCTCCAAAACAGGGACGGATTCTCAATTTAATTAATCGTTCTGCAATACGGCAGTGCCTTTTGGCTTACCGTTTCCCATTAAATATTTATATAACCAACCATTCAATATAATTCCCAAAAGCAGGACAAGTCCCCATTGGGTAATAATGGTGGCATTAGAGTAGACGTCCATCATATTCCAAGTGCCGTCTTCCGTGAACCAAGGTGACTCACTGTAACCTCTAGACATCCACCACCAGATTAGCAATGCGCCAAGAGGAATATTCAACACTAAAGTAAAGATGTAGTACACATTTGGAACCTTAAAGTCTGAGTCCTTATCAATAAAGCGCTCCTTGTAAGTGAAAATATCATTCTTAAATGCCACAAAAATGATAAAGAGTCCAGAGACGATCAGACCGATACCCCATACCCAATCCTGATTGGAAAAGAAATCCAAAGACCAAGCTGAAGGGAATCCAAAGATTAGGCAAGCAACACCTGTAACCACGGTGGCTGATTTTCTCGTCAAGCCCATATCTGTCACTAACCTGATAAACAATTCCAGCATTGTCAGCAGTGAACTGAAGGCTGCCAATGTGAATGCAAGGAAGAATACAACTGACAGTATATTACCTCCTGCTATCTTCGTGTAGAGCTGAGGTATTACCGTAAATGTCAATGCCTGATTTCCACTTTGTAAAAAGCTGATGGCTTCCTGCTCATTGCCTGCCACTGCAAACACAGAAGGTAGAATTGCAATACCTGCAACCATTGATGCTACATTGTTACCAACTCCACTGATAAAGATATTCATGGTCACATCTTCCTTATCCCTTGAATAAGAAGAAATCGTAAGCATCAATCCCCATCCTGCACCTGTTGACCATGCAGACTGTGACAATGCTTCAATCCAGACCTGCGGATCCCTGAAAAGGGACATATCCACTGAGAACATATAATACAACCCTTTCACTCCATTCTCAGTATTGAGCGCCACAGCTGCTACCACCAACATTAGAATAAAAAGAGAAGGTATCAGGAACTTATTGACCTGCTCCAAACCTTTTTGAATTCCACGGAATAACACCAATATTCCAATACCGACAGCCAAAGCATGGAGTACTAGAGTCAGTATATTTCCATTGGATATTTGCTCCCAAAATGATTTAAGATATGAAGGATTTTGAGCTAGCTCACTGCCCAATGACTCCTGAGAAAACAGGAACGACAGAGACATCCCCAAATAACGCATTCCCCACGCAGTAACTACAGAATAGTAAAAAGTAATTCCCAAGGTACATAGGGCGATAAACACACCCATCCAAGTAAAGTTTTTGCCGACAGCTCCTGCAAAGGAAGCTATCACACCTTTCTTGAATCTTTTACCAATGGAAAATTCTGTCATCAAAATCGGAATAGACCATACAAAGAGAAATAGTGTCCAAAGAATAAGGAAAGTTCCTCCGTACTGTCCTGCAATCCTAGGAAAACGCCAAAGGTTTCCTGCTCCAATTGCCATTCCTAAAGAGGCTAGAATCAGCCCCCACCTGCTACTGAATTGTTCGTTATGAGTCGTCTTAGTCATAGTTACAGAAAATAGAAAGGCAGGTAACCTGTCAGTCACCTGCCAATATGATTAGTTTATCTACTTTGTTTCGCAATGTCTTTTTCAGATTTGCGAACCATTCTTCCAGAATTCACATCAATATATAAGTCCGTCTTTGGAAAATCCGCTGACGTCAACTCCTTCACTTCTCTAATTGCTGTTTTGCGTGGATCAACCACAGGAATACCTTCCCCGATTTGTTTGATTGGCACCAAGGTCCCATCAACAAAGCTTCCATCCTTTCTGACATTCAACCTAACAAGAGGCGCAACGCCTGCATGCCCTGTCAGGTTAAAACGGTGATAAGTGCAGAAGTTCCCCATACTATATGCCACAAAGCGATCTTTATAAAGTTCTACAGCCCGTGTCACATGAGGTCCGTGTCCAAAAACAATGTCTGCTCCATTATCAATCATCAGGTGAGCAAACTGAGACACATTGCCTCTATTCTCACCATAAAATTTTTCAATTTTGCCAGGTACATGTCTGTGCTTAGGTCCCTCAGCACCACCATGGAAAGATACAATCACAATATCTGTTGAGCGCTCCAACGCTTTCACTATTTCAACCGCCTTTTTATAGTCATTAATTCTGACAGTACCATTGTTTGGTGAAAACGCTGCAAAACCGTAGCGGACACCATCTTTCTCAAAGATCGCGTATTGCTTCTCCAACAGTCCTGCATACTCCATCCCAATTCTGTCCAATGTCATCATACAACGCGTCCTGCCTGTTTTACCAAAATCACTGACATGGTTGTTGGATACACTTACGACATCAAAACCATTGTTGACCAATATCTGTCCATAACTCTCAGGCATCCTGAAAGCATAACATTTTGTCGAGTCCTGACACTGTTTCATTTC
This portion of the Limibacter armeniacum genome encodes:
- a CDS encoding CapA family protein, translated to MKSLKLMVLLVFAASVTAFAQWPTPELKKITPQPLPRNHQFKEFTKDTLSIVGVGDIMMGTIYPESGMHLPEDPFNILDKVSYHLKDADLTFGNLEGSFSNFQVDGEMKQCQDSTKCYAFRMPESYGQILVNNGFDVVSVSNNHVSDFGKTGRTRCMMTLDRIGMEYAGLLEKQYAIFEKDGVRYGFAAFSPNNGTVRINDYKKAVEIVKALERSTDIVIVSFHGGAEGPKHRHVPGKIEKFYGENRGNVSQFAHLMIDNGADIVFGHGPHVTRAVELYKDRFVAYSMGNFCTYHRFNLTGHAGVAPLVRLNVRKDGSFVDGTLVPIKQIGEGIPVVDPRKTAIREVKELTSADFPKTDLYIDVNSGRMVRKSEKDIAKQSR
- the ispE gene encoding 4-(cytidine 5'-diphospho)-2-C-methyl-D-erythritol kinase, whose translation is MIVFPNAKINLGLNIIEKRSDGFHNIESCFYPVGWADALEIIPAEAFSFTSSGIDIPGDPASNLCVRAYELLKADFDLPPVKIHLHKVVPIGAGMGGGSSDCAFTFKLLNELFELGLTSVQMQEYAAKLGSDCPFFIDNKPVWVTGRGEVFEAINLDLSGKYIVLAYPNLHVSTGEAYAGITPQIPQLNAKQVLENEPYDLWKDKLKNDFEDSILVKYKQVADLKEYFYLKGAFYASMTGSGSAVFGIFEEDPNVYLGEGITSWQGVL
- a CDS encoding prohibitin family protein, whose protein sequence is MNKIQSPGDFSMSKPYRRKLRNIVVGSVLTMVGLLVLNPFVVVDSGFVGVKTNFGAVQNEILPEGMHMVVPFRTKVIPINVRVQKVEADAAASSKDLQNVTSRVALNYFLSKDKANTVFQELGKDYQQTIIEPTIQESIKSVTAMFTAEELITKRPDVKEAVYKVIKKRLEINNIMVTDFSIIDFNFSEEFNRAIEAKQIAEQRALTAKNDLNRIKTEAEQVKAKAEGEANAKLAMAKAEAEAQRMLSQSITEKVLKLRSIEKWDGVMPVSIGEGTGAYLDMVGMINSKSKK
- a CDS encoding sodium-dependent transporter — protein: MTKTTHNEQFSSRWGLILASLGMAIGAGNLWRFPRIAGQYGGTFLILWTLFLFVWSIPILMTEFSIGKRFKKGVIASFAGAVGKNFTWMGVFIALCTLGITFYYSVVTAWGMRYLGMSLSFLFSQESLGSELAQNPSYLKSFWEQISNGNILTLVLHALAVGIGILVLFRGIQKGLEQVNKFLIPSLFILMLVVAAVALNTENGVKGLYYMFSVDMSLFRDPQVWIEALSQSAWSTGAGWGLMLTISSYSRDKEDVTMNIFISGVGNNVASMVAGIAILPSVFAVAGNEQEAISFLQSGNQALTFTVIPQLYTKIAGGNILSVVFFLAFTLAAFSSLLTMLELFIRLVTDMGLTRKSATVVTGVACLIFGFPSAWSLDFFSNQDWVWGIGLIVSGLFIIFVAFKNDIFTYKERFIDKDSDFKVPNVYYIFTLVLNIPLGALLIWWWMSRGYSESPWFTEDGTWNMMDVYSNATIITQWGLVLLLGIILNGWLYKYLMGNGKPKGTAVLQND